The proteins below are encoded in one region of Roseovarius bejariae:
- a CDS encoding type III pantothenate kinase, whose amino-acid sequence MLLAIDCGNTNTVFSIWDGKEFLCTLRTSTHHARTADAYFTWFSTLINHYGIKPDITDVIISSTVPRVVFNLRVFADRFFGCRPMVVGKPECLLPHAPRVDPGTQVGPDRLVNTAGAFDRHGGDLIVVDFGTATTFDVVAHDGAYVGGGIAPGVNLSLEALHMAAAALPHVDVTKPPKVIGTNTVDCMQSGVFWGYVGLVNGICARIRAEYERPMRIIGTGGLAPLFAQGEMLFDEIDDDLTMHGLTVIHDHNKKAEAQ is encoded by the coding sequence ATGCTTCTGGCGATTGATTGCGGCAACACGAACACGGTGTTTTCCATCTGGGATGGCAAGGAGTTCCTTTGCACCCTGCGCACCTCGACCCATCACGCGCGCACGGCGGATGCCTATTTCACGTGGTTTTCCACGCTGATTAATCATTATGGCATCAAGCCCGACATCACCGATGTCATCATCTCTTCCACGGTGCCGCGCGTGGTTTTCAACCTTCGGGTCTTTGCCGACCGGTTCTTTGGCTGTCGGCCCATGGTGGTGGGCAAACCCGAGTGCCTTTTGCCGCATGCGCCGCGCGTCGATCCGGGGACACAGGTTGGCCCTGACCGCCTGGTCAACACCGCCGGGGCCTTTGACCGGCATGGCGGTGACCTGATCGTGGTGGATTTCGGTACCGCAACCACCTTTGACGTGGTGGCGCATGATGGGGCCTATGTTGGGGGGGGGATCGCGCCGGGGGTGAACCTCAGCCTTGAGGCCCTTCACATGGCCGCCGCCGCCCTGCCGCACGTGGATGTCACCAAGCCACCAAAAGTCATCGGGACCAACACGGTGGACTGTATGCAGTCGGGCGTGTTCTGGGGCTATGTCGGCCTTGTGAATGGCATCTGCGCCCGTATCCGTGCTGAATACGAACGCCCCATGCGGATCATCGGGACAGGCGGGCTTGCCCCGCTCTTTGCCCAAGGCGAAATGCTTTTCGATGAAATTGACGATGACCTGACGATGCACGGCCTGACCGTGATTCATGACCATAACAAGAAGGCCGAGGCCCAATGA
- a CDS encoding ribonuclease J — MSSERIIYMPLGGAGEIGMNAYVYGYGEPGKERLILVDLGVTFPDMDSTPGVDLIFPDVQWLAERRDRLEAIFITHAHEDHVGAVAQFHEDLGAPIYARAFTANIARRKMTEKGYTEKSVRTVSAWPEVTEVGPFKVGFVPISHSIPESSGLVIDTPKGRLVHSGDFKVDHDPVVGEAFDEELWASLAEPGVQALMCDSTNVFNAHEGRSESSLSSDIEGLIAGAKGMVVATTFASNVARVKTLAEAGKRAGRSICLLGRAMRRMIEAAVETGVLKEFPKTVSPEDAKEIPRENVMLIVTGSQGERRAASAQLAQGKYQGITMKEGDMFLFSSKTIPGNERGVIRIINQFSEMGVDVVDDSSGLYHVSGHANRPDLEKLHDLVKPHFVVPMHGEHRHLREHVKISKSKGLRGVLAPNGTMVDLTGERAEVAEYVETGRTYLDGSVKIGALDGVVRDRIRMALNGHVMVNVILDEDDDPLGEPWCEIKGLPEEGRSRAPLLDVLEEDLSQFMGRAGSKTLTDDDKLEEGLRKVTRQSAQNEIGKRPEVTVIISRLSA; from the coding sequence ATGAGCAGCGAACGCATTATCTACATGCCCCTCGGGGGCGCCGGTGAGATCGGCATGAACGCCTATGTCTATGGCTACGGCGAACCGGGAAAGGAGCGTCTGATCCTCGTTGATCTTGGCGTGACCTTCCCCGACATGGACAGCACACCGGGCGTGGACCTGATTTTCCCGGATGTTCAATGGCTTGCGGAACGGCGTGACCGTTTGGAGGCGATTTTCATCACCCATGCCCACGAGGATCACGTGGGGGCGGTGGCGCAGTTCCACGAAGATCTTGGCGCGCCGATCTATGCGCGGGCCTTCACCGCTAATATCGCCCGGCGCAAGATGACCGAGAAAGGCTATACCGAGAAATCGGTGCGCACGGTTTCGGCCTGGCCGGAGGTGACCGAAGTTGGGCCCTTCAAGGTGGGTTTCGTGCCGATTTCCCATTCGATTCCAGAGAGTTCCGGGCTGGTCATCGACACGCCCAAGGGCCGTCTGGTGCATTCGGGTGACTTCAAGGTCGACCATGATCCTGTCGTCGGCGAAGCCTTTGACGAAGAACTATGGGCGTCCTTGGCCGAGCCGGGCGTGCAGGCGTTGATGTGCGATTCTACCAATGTTTTCAATGCACATGAGGGACGCTCTGAAAGCAGCCTGTCCAGTGACATCGAAGGGTTGATCGCGGGGGCCAAGGGCATGGTCGTGGCCACGACTTTTGCCAGCAACGTGGCGCGCGTCAAAACCTTGGCCGAGGCGGGCAAACGGGCCGGGCGGTCGATCTGCCTGTTGGGCCGCGCGATGCGCAGAATGATCGAGGCGGCGGTGGAAACCGGGGTGCTCAAGGAGTTCCCGAAAACCGTAAGCCCCGAGGATGCAAAGGAAATTCCGCGCGAAAACGTCATGCTGATCGTCACCGGAAGCCAAGGGGAACGGCGCGCGGCCAGTGCCCAATTGGCCCAAGGCAAGTATCAGGGGATCACCATGAAAGAGGGGGATATGTTCCTCTTTTCCTCGAAAACCATCCCCGGAAATGAACGCGGCGTCATCAGAATCATCAATCAATTCAGTGAGATGGGCGTTGACGTGGTGGACGACTCCAGCGGTCTTTACCACGTTTCCGGACATGCCAACCGGCCCGATCTGGAAAAGCTGCATGATCTGGTCAAACCGCATTTCGTGGTGCCCATGCACGGCGAGCACCGTCACCTTCGGGAGCATGTAAAAATCAGCAAATCCAAAGGCTTACGCGGCGTCTTGGCCCCGAATGGCACCATGGTGGACCTCACCGGCGAGCGGGCCGAGGTGGCCGAGTATGTCGAAACAGGCCGCACCTATCTTGACGGGAGCGTCAAGATCGGCGCGCTTGATGGCGTGGTGCGTGACCGCATCAGGATGGCCTTGAACGGCCACGTCATGGTCAACGTGATCCTTGACGAAGATGACGATCCGCTCGGTGAACCCTGGTGTGAAATCAAGGGCTTACCCGAAGAAGGCCGAAGCCGCGCACCGCTTCTGGACGTACTGGAAGAAGACCTGAGCCAATTCATGGGCCGGGCCGGATCCAAGACCCTGACGGACGATGACAAGCTGGAAGAGGGCCTGCGCAAGGTCACGCGGCAAAGCGCCCAAAACGAGATCGGCAAGCGGCCCGAGGTGACGGTCATCATCAGCCGTCTGAGCGCCTGA